One stretch of Methanobacteriaceae archaeon DNA includes these proteins:
- the rpoA2 gene encoding DNA-directed RNA polymerase subunit A'', whose amino-acid sequence MFTEQLIYEIAETVEKRDLDDKELDELVKKVKKSYDRAKVEDGEAVGTVAAQSVGEPGTQMTMRTFHYAGVAELNVTLGLPRLIEIVDARKKISTPTMAIYFEEEFRGDEEFVRTIANQIGKSTMNDIVQDFHVNYAEMNVVVELDMPKIEDKRLDFEDIINRVEKAFKKVKIDNNVLSFEPAKPSIRELRLLADKVRDLQISGVKNIGKVVIRKEEDEWVIHTEGSNLGAVLKMEGVDKVRTTTNDIHEVEKVLGIEAGRNAIIHEAQRTMDEQGLTVDVRHIMLVADMMSADGSIKSIGRHGISGEKASVLARASFEETGKHLLRASIRGEIDHLTGIIENIIIGQPIPLGTGSVGVLMKQKK is encoded by the coding sequence ATTTTTACAGAACAGTTAATATATGAAATAGCTGAAACTGTAGAAAAACGTGACCTTGATGATAAAGAACTTGATGAATTAGTTAAAAAAGTTAAAAAATCTTATGACCGTGCCAAAGTGGAAGATGGTGAAGCTGTAGGAACTGTTGCTGCCCAATCTGTTGGGGAGCCAGGTACTCAGATGACCATGCGTACTTTTCACTATGCAGGGGTAGCAGAACTTAACGTTACCCTGGGTCTTCCCAGACTCATTGAAATTGTGGATGCTAGAAAGAAGATATCCACTCCAACCATGGCCATATACTTTGAAGAAGAATTCAGAGGTGATGAAGAATTCGTAAGGACTATTGCCAATCAGATTGGTAAAAGTACTATGAATGACATTGTCCAGGACTTCCACGTTAACTATGCTGAAATGAATGTAGTAGTGGAACTGGATATGCCTAAAATTGAAGATAAAAGGCTTGATTTCGAGGACATTATAAATCGTGTAGAAAAAGCTTTTAAGAAGGTTAAGATAGATAACAACGTACTAAGTTTTGAACCTGCTAAACCAAGTATAAGAGAATTAAGACTTTTAGCAGATAAAGTACGAGATCTTCAAATAAGTGGTGTGAAAAACATCGGAAAAGTCGTTATTCGTAAAGAAGAGGACGAATGGGTGATTCACACTGAAGGTTCAAATCTTGGAGCTGTTCTTAAAATGGAAGGTGTGGACAAAGTCCGAACTACAACCAACGATATCCACGAAGTAGAGAAAGTTCTCGGAATAGAAGCAGGCCGGAACGCAATTATACACGAAGCACAACGTACAATGGATGAACAAGGACTTACAGTCGATGTGAGACATATTATGCTAGTAGCAGATATGATGAGCGCTGATGGTTCGATTAAGTCCATAGGTAGACATGGTATTAGTGGTGAGAAAGCTAGTGTTCTTGCTAGAGCTTCTTTTGAAGAAACTGGAAAGCATCTTCTTCGCGCTAGTATAAGAGGAGAGATAGATCACCTTACCGGAATCATTGAGAACATTATTATCGGACAACCAATACCGTTAGGAACGGGCTCTGTTGGTGTCTTAATGAAACAAAAAAAATAA
- the rpsJ gene encoding 30S ribosomal protein S10, whose translation MHNARIKLTGTDPEKLAYVCEQLRKIAERTGVDLSGPIPLPTKKLVVPTRKSPDGEGKATWEKWELRIHKRLVGIEADERAMRQVMKVNVPDNVSIEIELKS comes from the coding sequence ATGCACAACGCACGAATTAAACTCACAGGGACTGACCCTGAAAAATTGGCCTATGTCTGCGAACAGCTAAGAAAAATAGCTGAAAGAACTGGCGTAGATCTCTCTGGCCCTATCCCATTACCAACTAAAAAGCTGGTAGTGCCTACCCGTAAATCACCAGATGGTGAAGGGAAAGCAACTTGGGAAAAATGGGAGCTAAGAATCCACAAAAGATTAGTGGGTATCGAAGCCGACGAGCGAGCCATGAGACAGGTCATGAAGGTAAATGTACCTGACAACGTGAGTATCGAGATTGAATTAAAGAGCTAA
- the tuf gene encoding translation elongation factor EF-1 subunit alpha yields MAKTKEHMNLAFIGHVDHGKSTLVGHLLLQSGAIAEQQLAEGENKFRFIMDKLGEERERGVTIDLAHAKFETPKYEFTIVDCPGHRDFVKNMITGASQADAAVLVVSIDDGIMPQTKEHAFLARTLGINQIIIGINKMDLVNYDEEKFNTLKGEVSDLIKTVAYKPADIHFIPLSAFEGDNITVKSENTPWYKGPSLVEALQTFTAPEKPTKLPLRVPIQDVYSITGVGTVPVGRIETGLMKKGESVIFEPAGAIGEIKSIEMHHEMLDSAEPGDNVGFNVRGVGKNDVRRGDVAGHPDSPPSVAKEFTAQIVVLQHPGVITVGYTPVFHCHTAQVACTFLELVNKMNPATGQVDEENPDYLKTGNAAIVKIKPTKPMVIEKIKDIPHMGRFAIRDMGQTVAAGMCIDLVKAK; encoded by the coding sequence ATGGCTAAAACAAAAGAACATATGAACTTGGCGTTTATTGGACACGTAGACCACGGAAAATCAACCCTTGTGGGACATTTATTACTCCAATCCGGAGCTATTGCTGAACAACAGCTAGCAGAAGGGGAAAACAAGTTCAGATTTATAATGGACAAATTAGGTGAAGAAAGAGAAAGAGGAGTAACCATCGATTTAGCTCACGCTAAGTTTGAAACTCCAAAGTACGAATTTACTATTGTGGACTGTCCTGGTCACCGTGATTTCGTTAAGAACATGATTACTGGTGCTTCCCAGGCTGACGCCGCAGTATTAGTAGTCTCTATTGACGACGGTATCATGCCACAAACTAAAGAACACGCATTTTTGGCTAGAACCCTCGGTATCAACCAGATAATCATCGGTATCAATAAAATGGACCTGGTTAACTACGATGAAGAGAAGTTCAACACCTTAAAAGGCGAAGTTTCTGACTTGATTAAGACTGTAGCTTACAAGCCAGCAGACATCCACTTCATACCACTCTCTGCTTTCGAAGGAGACAACATCACCGTTAAGAGTGAAAACACTCCATGGTACAAAGGACCTTCTCTCGTAGAAGCTCTACAAACCTTCACTGCTCCTGAGAAACCAACCAAATTACCACTACGAGTACCTATCCAGGATGTTTACTCCATCACTGGTGTGGGAACCGTTCCAGTGGGAAGAATCGAAACCGGACTCATGAAGAAAGGTGAAAGTGTAATCTTTGAACCTGCCGGAGCTATCGGAGAAATTAAATCCATCGAAATGCACCACGAAATGCTTGATTCAGCAGAACCTGGTGACAACGTAGGATTCAACGTACGTGGTGTAGGTAAAAACGATGTACGAAGAGGAGACGTTGCAGGACACCCTGACAGCCCTCCAAGTGTAGCTAAAGAGTTCACCGCACAGATCGTTGTATTACAACACCCTGGTGTTATCACCGTAGGATACACCCCTGTATTCCACTGTCACACCGCTCAGGTCGCTTGTACTTTCTTAGAATTAGTTAACAAGATGAACCCAGCAACTGGTCAAGTGGACGAAGAAAACCCGGACTACCTCAAAACCGGTAACGCTGCAATAGTGAAAATTAAACCAACCAAACCTATGGTTATCGAGAAAATCAAGGACATTCCACACATGGGTAGATTTGCTATCCGGGACATGGGTCAAACCGTGGCCGCTGGTATGTGTATTGATCTCGTAAAGGCTAAATAG
- a CDS encoding 30S ribosomal protein S12: protein MPGLFAAKKLKKNRQHFKWKDTQYKRKALRLDVKADPLEGAPQARGIVIEKVGIEAKQPNSAIRKCVRVQLIKNGKQLTAFCPGDGAIGFIDEHDEVLIAGIGGPSGRSMGDIPGVRWKVTKVNNVSLSQMVKGKIEKPVR from the coding sequence TTGCCAGGACTTTTCGCAGCTAAAAAGCTCAAAAAAAATAGACAACATTTCAAATGGAAAGATACTCAATATAAACGAAAAGCATTACGTTTAGATGTAAAAGCTGATCCCTTAGAAGGTGCACCACAAGCACGTGGAATCGTCATCGAAAAAGTGGGAATTGAAGCAAAACAACCAAATTCTGCTATACGAAAGTGTGTAAGAGTACAGCTCATTAAAAACGGTAAACAGCTAACTGCTTTTTGCCCAGGTGATGGTGCTATTGGTTTCATCGATGAGCACGACGAAGTACTCATAGCCGGTATCGGCGGACCTTCCGGAAGATCCATGGGAGATATCCCTGGTGTCCGATGGAAAGTAACTAAAGTTAACAACGTTTCCCTATCACAAATGGTTAAAGGGAAAATAGAAAAACCAGTGAGGTAA
- the rpsG gene encoding 30S ribosomal protein S7 — MSQVFDKWDLEEVKVEDMGLVNYLCLDEIMVPHTMGRHVKRQFAKSKVSIVERLMNKIMRTHINAGKKNKAFSIVEGSFDIINKRSKQNPVQILVKAVENTSPREETTRIKYGGIGYQVAVDIAPQRRVDLSLGFLTRGAMQSAFKSKRSMAESLADELLLAAEYDTRSFAIQKKEEKERIARSAH, encoded by the coding sequence ATGAGTCAAGTTTTTGATAAGTGGGATCTGGAAGAAGTAAAAGTAGAAGACATGGGTCTGGTTAATTACCTATGTTTGGATGAAATAATGGTTCCCCACACTATGGGCCGGCACGTCAAAAGACAATTCGCCAAATCAAAAGTCTCTATTGTAGAAAGGTTAATGAATAAAATTATGAGAACCCACATCAACGCTGGAAAGAAAAATAAAGCTTTCAGTATCGTTGAAGGTTCTTTTGATATTATAAACAAACGATCCAAACAAAACCCCGTGCAAATTCTAGTCAAAGCTGTGGAAAACACTTCTCCTCGGGAAGAAACCACCCGAATTAAATACGGTGGAATCGGGTACCAAGTAGCAGTGGATATTGCACCTCAGCGAAGAGTAGACCTCTCTCTCGGTTTCTTAACCAGAGGCGCTATGCAATCTGCTTTCAAGAGTAAAAGATCTATGGCAGAAAGTCTAGCTGACGAACTTCTTCTAGCAGCAGAATACGATACTAGAAGTTTCGCTATTCAGAAAAAAGAAGAAAAAGAGAGAATTGCTAGATCTGCCCACTAA
- a CDS encoding 50S ribosomal protein L30e, translating into MDVDRGIRVAVDTGVVTLGSEKSIQALKLGKGKLVVVAENSPENIKEDVAYYAKLSEIPVYTFNGTSVDLGSVCGKPFTVATLVIKEPGDSTILEAMG; encoded by the coding sequence ATGGACGTAGATAGAGGAATACGAGTAGCTGTAGACACAGGTGTTGTCACTTTAGGATCAGAAAAATCAATTCAGGCCTTAAAATTAGGTAAAGGAAAACTAGTAGTAGTTGCTGAAAACAGCCCAGAGAACATCAAAGAAGATGTCGCTTACTATGCTAAACTTTCTGAAATTCCTGTTTACACCTTTAATGGAACCAGTGTTGATTTAGGTTCTGTTTGTGGTAAGCCATTTACCGTGGCCACTCTGGTCATCAAAGAACCTGGAGATTCTACAATATTAGAAGCAATGGGGTAG
- a CDS encoding NusA-like transcription termination signal-binding factor: MTIKFTTNEIRYIALFESMTGAMVKDCIVDDENGKITFLVKKGDMGLAIGKGGSTVTKVQKTVDKGVEVIEHSEDPVEFISNLMAPAKLRSIRILQRENGEKVATVDTDGKNKRTAIGKGGQNIERARLLAKRQHSISNIVIK; the protein is encoded by the coding sequence GTGACTATAAAATTCACCACCAATGAAATAAGATATATTGCACTGTTTGAAAGCATGACCGGTGCAATGGTAAAAGATTGTATCGTGGACGATGAAAACGGAAAAATTACTTTTCTGGTGAAAAAGGGAGACATGGGCCTTGCCATCGGTAAAGGAGGAAGTACCGTAACCAAAGTCCAGAAAACAGTGGATAAAGGTGTTGAAGTTATAGAGCACTCTGAAGATCCCGTTGAATTCATATCCAATTTAATGGCCCCGGCTAAACTTCGCAGTATCAGAATTCTGCAAAGGGAGAACGGGGAAAAAGTTGCCACTGTAGACACAGATGGTAAAAATAAGAGGACTGCCATCGGTAAAGGCGGTCAAAATATTGAAAGAGCCAGATTACTGGCCAAACGACAGCACAGCATTAGTAATATCGTTATAAAATAA
- a CDS encoding elongation factor EF-2 yields MSRRDKMINRIKELMYQPKYIRNIGIVAHIDHGKTTLSDNLLAGAGMISSELAGDQRFLDFDEQEQARGITIDAANVSMVHKYDDNEYLINLIDTPGHVDFGGDVTRAMRAVDGAVVVVCAVEGIMPQTETVLRQALKENVRPVLFINKVDRLINELKLDPTELQNRFVKTIASANKLIKNMAPKELKDKWQVRVEDGSVAFGSAYHNWALNVPVMQQTSINFNDIINYCKDEKQKELADKVPLADVLLGMVVEHLPSPDESQAYRVPTIWPGDLDSEEGQAMLNTDPDGPLAVMITDVSIDKHAGEIATGRVYGGTIEKGTEIFFVGSHGKNRIQQVGVYFGPERVNTDKVPAGNIVAITGARNAVAGETVCNEGRKIEAFEGLEHISEPVVTVAVEAKNTKDLPKLIEVLRQIGKEDPTIKVEINEETGEHLISGMGELHLEIIAYRINEKGVEIETSEPIVVYRETISGTAGPVEGKSPNKHNKFYIEIEPLEDEIFQAIQSGEIKEGRVKGKDLIPKFVELGLEKDQARKVWNVYRRSIFVNMTRGIQYLDEIKELLMEGFESALDDGPIAKEKVMGIKIKLMDAKIHEDAVHRGPAQVLPAIRKAVYGSLMLAGPTLLEPIQKVFINVPQDYMGSSTREVQNRRGQIVDMSQEGDMATVESKVPVAEMFGFAGDIRSAAEGRCLWSTENAGFERLPRELQKEIIREIRDRKGLSPEPYGPEHYLG; encoded by the coding sequence GTGAGTAGACGAGACAAAATGATTAATAGAATAAAAGAGCTGATGTACCAGCCGAAATACATTCGGAACATCGGTATCGTGGCCCACATCGACCACGGAAAGACAACTTTGTCTGACAACCTGTTGGCCGGTGCTGGTATGATATCCTCTGAGTTAGCTGGAGACCAGCGTTTCCTAGATTTCGATGAACAGGAACAAGCTAGAGGAATCACCATTGACGCAGCAAACGTGTCCATGGTTCACAAGTATGACGATAACGAATATCTGATCAACCTTATTGATACACCAGGTCACGTGGACTTTGGTGGGGACGTAACCCGGGCCATGAGAGCGGTAGACGGTGCAGTAGTAGTAGTATGCGCTGTGGAAGGTATCATGCCCCAAACAGAAACTGTGCTAAGACAAGCTCTAAAAGAGAATGTAAGGCCAGTTTTATTTATTAACAAGGTTGACCGGTTAATTAACGAATTAAAACTTGATCCTACCGAGCTACAAAATCGGTTCGTCAAGACCATTGCCAGTGCTAACAAGCTCATTAAGAATATGGCTCCTAAAGAGCTAAAAGACAAATGGCAAGTTAGAGTAGAAGATGGAAGTGTTGCTTTCGGATCTGCATATCACAACTGGGCGCTCAATGTACCAGTCATGCAGCAAACTAGTATCAACTTCAATGATATCATCAACTACTGTAAAGACGAAAAACAGAAAGAATTAGCTGACAAAGTGCCTCTAGCTGACGTATTACTGGGAATGGTAGTAGAACACTTACCAAGCCCTGATGAATCTCAAGCTTACCGGGTACCTACCATCTGGCCAGGAGACTTAGACAGTGAAGAAGGCCAAGCCATGCTCAACACTGACCCTGACGGGCCATTAGCAGTAATGATTACTGATGTGAGTATTGACAAGCACGCCGGTGAAATCGCTACTGGACGGGTTTACGGTGGAACTATTGAAAAAGGAACTGAAATCTTTTTCGTGGGATCTCACGGTAAAAACCGGATCCAGCAAGTAGGAGTTTACTTCGGACCAGAAAGAGTAAACACTGATAAAGTGCCTGCCGGAAACATTGTAGCAATTACTGGTGCCAGAAACGCTGTAGCTGGGGAAACTGTCTGTAATGAAGGCCGTAAAATTGAGGCTTTCGAAGGATTAGAACACATCTCCGAACCAGTAGTTACGGTAGCGGTAGAAGCTAAAAACACCAAGGACCTGCCTAAACTAATTGAAGTTTTAAGGCAAATAGGTAAAGAAGATCCTACCATTAAGGTAGAAATCAACGAAGAAACTGGAGAGCACCTCATATCCGGTATGGGTGAACTTCACTTGGAAATTATCGCTTACCGTATCAATGAAAAAGGTGTAGAAATTGAAACCTCAGAACCAATCGTAGTATACCGGGAAACCATTTCTGGAACTGCAGGGCCTGTGGAAGGAAAATCACCTAACAAGCACAACAAGTTCTACATTGAAATTGAACCACTGGAAGACGAAATATTCCAGGCCATTCAAAGTGGAGAAATTAAGGAAGGCCGTGTTAAAGGTAAAGATTTAATTCCAAAATTCGTGGAACTCGGTCTGGAAAAAGACCAAGCCCGAAAAGTTTGGAATGTTTACCGGAGATCAATATTTGTTAACATGACCAGAGGTATCCAGTACCTGGACGAAATCAAGGAACTTTTAATGGAAGGTTTCGAGAGTGCGCTAGATGATGGACCTATTGCTAAAGAGAAGGTCATGGGAATCAAAATCAAACTCATGGATGCAAAGATACACGAAGATGCGGTACACCGAGGACCTGCCCAAGTATTGCCTGCTATCAGGAAAGCAGTATACGGATCATTAATGCTGGCCGGGCCAACATTACTGGAACCTATCCAAAAGGTATTCATCAACGTGCCCCAAGATTACATGGGATCATCTACCAGAGAAGTTCAGAACAGAAGAGGCCAAATTGTGGATATGTCCCAGGAAGGAGACATGGCCACCGTAGAATCCAAAGTTCCTGTAGCGGAAATGTTTGGATTTGCCGGTGACATTCGTTCTGCAGCTGAAGGAAGATGTTTGTGGTCCACCGAGAATGCAGGATTTGAAAGACTGCCTCGTGAACTGCAAAAAGAAATTATAAGAGAAATTAGGGACAGAAAAGGCCTATCACCAGAACCATATGGTCCTGAACACTACTTAGGTTAA